The stretch of DNA TCTAGGCCGAGAAGGATAGCTTGTGGGGTGTGATGACTGTTGGACAATTGAGGAGCTTGTTTTGCATTCTAGGTAGACACGCACCCTTTCCCTAGTCGAATAGTTAGTACACAAATTATGATAAAACGCGAAACACGCACCTGTCGCGGCTAGTGAGCCGTACCTGGTAGGAGATTAGGACGAGACTGAGATGGCAGAGGAACACACACAGGTTGATCTTGACTGTCTGGACCTGTTTTTCATTAGCAGATGAGATGAGACGGCAGACGAAACGAATACCTTGTGAAGCAAATCGAGGTCCTTGAGGTCAGTGATAAAGATATTGGCGGCGCGCATGGGACCGACGGTGTGCGAAGACGAGGGCCCGACTGGTCGGGGTCAGCAGAGATcgaggaagagagagaaaggcGCACCGCCGATGCTGAAGAGATCAAAGGTGGAAATGACAGCATGGTTGGCAGTGGAAAAGGCGCGTCTTGTTGACAGCCTGAGGGTGGAGAAGAGGGCCATGATGGGGAATGGCAGATGCAGTTGGCGGTTGCTCAGTGGATGTGGCACGTGACAGAAACAGTGCAGTCGGTTGGCTTGacttgttttctttcttttcatcaACACCATCTCTTGATGACGACGGCGACTCCGAGCAGAGACCGCCATCCATTCCCCCAGTCTGCCCATCCCTCTCCAGGCCCCTCTCAGCGCAACCCCAGCGCTCCCTCTCCATCGCCCTCCGTCGCTCAGTCTTCTCCTCAGCCAATCACCTCAGATGCCCTCCTCAAGCAGTTTGCCGCCAGTCCAGATCCAAAGACCGCCGCCCTCGACCAGGCTGTAGCAGACCGCAATGTTCTCTCCGCCCAGAATGCCCAGCTCTGGAAGCTCATCGAGAAGCAGCGCACTGGCTACAACCAGATCCTCAAGGAGCTCGAGCGCATCAGGGCTGAGCGCGACACCTACAAGGTCAGGCTAATCTCTCTTACAGGAACTGCTTCTTCCTCCAGCGACAAGCGTACAAAGTCTACCTCTGAAAGGGATCGTCCACGCCCCAGTCTCGACGCTGCACCCACACAGGCTCAGAGTGCCTCCAAGGGTGCAGCCCCACGACACAACTCGGAAGATTCTGGTCCGTAGCTTACTCCTCTCTCAAGAAAAAGCTCATAGTTTTATCCCAGCAAACCGAGCGATTGCCCATCCGCATGCTCTGCAGCCCTCACGTTCCTTCGATCCCACCCGCCAAAATACCACCGACATCGAGACACATCCTATCCTTACATCTACACGCACAAGCAGTCCCCAGCCAGGCCCTCCACCCTCTTCTGCACCTTCTCTTACCACCCGCCAGCATTCAAGGCCCAACCCATCGCCCCTAGTCGTCCCTACACGTGCAGACACCCTCCCCGCGTCCTACACCGTCTCAGACTCGCCAGACTCTTCTACCTCTCAGCGTCTGCCCAATCCGTACGATAGCGCTACAGCAGCAACTCCCACCGCCAATGGCAGCAGCTCCTACCCCCAGATACGCCCCCTCGTTCCGCCCCGCAAGTCCAGCATCGCAGACAGCATCAGCAGCGTCGTCACCTCGGGCAGCAGTGCCCCCTCCGTAGCAGCTTCCATTGCCGCATCGTCTCCGTCTACATCTATCCTATCCAATCTCAACAATTCGTATACATCAGCAGCCGAGCGTGATCCTACTACACCTTCACAGCAGCAATATTCTTCTAACAGCACTTCCGTATCAGTCTCCGCCCCAGCCAACGGCGAGAGTGCCTTTTCGCGCCAGCGTCAGCAGCCCGGGAACCCGACTCCCCAGCCACCAGCCGCCCAGGCTGCCACCAACATGCTTTCTCCTGAACCGCGCCCGCACTTCCTCTCGCGAGACTCGCGCATCTCGCTACCCGATGAGGCGCGCCAGTACATTGCCAGCATGTCCGATTCGCCCGCCGCGAGCCCCCGCGCGGAGGCTTTTTCACCACGCTCCAAGTTGTCCAATTCGGTATTTCCCCCGAGCAACAGCCAGAATCCGGGTGAGAGTGAATTTTTGGATatggatgaggaagatgacgatgatgatgacggcaacgaagatgatgaagataggAGATTGggcgaagaggacgaggatgatgaCGGACAGGGCGATATTACAGCTGGCGCTCACGATCCTAGTAAGTCTTACTCcaaatttcaaaaaaaaTGGCGTTGCGTATCGTCACGCTGTCGCTTGTCTAGGCGACACCGACAATATTACGCTTACGCTTATCATTACCCGTAAAATCCAAATACTCAATCACACAAAACTAACACAATTACATCTAGCATTCAATGGTCTTAGGGCGGCAGCACCCCCAACAACAATTAACAAGTCCAACAATACCGATCTCTCCCAAGCCGGATATCAATACCCTCCCACAAACTACAATAACAACCACAATAACACACATACCAACAACAATTATCCTCCCTCCCAAACCTCCTACACGACCAGCGAGCTGCAGcaacaacaccagcaacGGCTCAAggaccagcagcagcagcagttgcaacaacagcagaGGGACAAGCAATCACGTGCCGGGCCCGGGGGAGAGGAGTTCCAATTCCCGCTCCCACCGGCGGCGGCACCGCCGACGGCCAACAATCCCATCTATCTCCAGCGCCAGCAGGCGCTCGCTGCACAGCAGGAActacaagcacaagcacaagcacacgCCCAGTCCCTGGGCTACACTCAACAGCAAATGGCAGCAACTATGCAGCAGCAAGCACCGTCGGCCACGCCGATGTCCGCCAAACACGCACAAGCACCGGCTGAGCAGGTGCATCATCCTGGATCCATGTCTGGAAACTATGACAGTCAAATCCAGAGTGCACAGATGCAGACGCAGGATGCAGCCTATCTAGGCGGGCAAGGGCAGGGGTACCCCACGAATCGCTCAGAGTCGAGTTTCCAATCGCAGGGGTCCCAATCTCAATCACAAACTCAATCACAGCAACCACAGCCTGACCGTGAACGAGAGCCGATCCAAGCCGTACCCACCACTTCGTTCCGCGCTCTCCCATTGCTCTCCTCCGACCTGCCACATACCACCATCACCGTCTCTCACTCCTTTGTGCGCCCGAACGACCGCGGCAAAGAGGTGCTCTCCTTTATCGTCTTTGTCAACCCGGGTAACGGGAAGGAGGGGTGGAAAGTCGAGAAGATGTACTCAGACGTGCTCAGTCTCGACTCGCGGGTACGGAACAGTGTCGGAAAAGGTGTAGGCAAGAAGATTGCGACTTTGCCGGAGGGAAAGCTGTGGAAGGATCATGCGCCTGCAAAGGTCGATCAGCGCAAGGTACGTCTCCGCTTTTTTTGTTATCGTAGGCAACATTAACATTCATGTGGTGATCATTTTACTATGAATTTTTACAGGCCGTGCTCGAAAACTACTTGCAGACGCTTATCCAGCTCCCGGTGAAGAACAACGACGAGGTCATCGCGTTCTTCACGTCCGACATCGTGCGTGAGCAGAAGCAGCCCGTCATGCAGGCCGGGCACAAGGAGGGGTATCTTACCAAGCGCGGCAAGAATTTCGGTGGCTGGAAGACGCGCTATTTCGTCCTCCAAGGCCCCGTACTTGAATATTATGACTGCGTAAGcttccatcttcatctcctccCAACAGATGTTAACCTTTGCATGACCTCGACAGCGCGGCGGCGCACACCTTGGCTCGATCAATATCGCAGGCGCCCAAATCGCTCGACAGCACCGCACCGAAAAGCCGCCCTCGACCGACGATGAAAAAGAGTACCGCCATGCGTTCCTCATCGTCGAGATGAAAAAGGGGCCGGGCGGGAATCACCCGCGGCACGTGCTCTGCGCGGAGAGCGACGAGGATCGCGACAGTTGGGTT from Psilocybe cubensis strain MGC-MH-2018 chromosome 7, whole genome shotgun sequence encodes:
- a CDS encoding putative Rho-type GTPase-activating protein 2, which translates into the protein MTTATPSRDRHPFPQSAHPSPGPSQRNPSAPSPSPSVAQSSPQPITSDALLKQFAASPDPKTAALDQAVADRNVLSAQNAQLWKLIEKQRTGYNQILKELERIRAERDTYKVRLISLTGTASSSSDKRTKSTSERDRPRPSLDAAPTQAQSASKGAAPRHNSEDSANRAIAHPHALQPSRSFDPTRQNTTDIETHPILTSTRTSSPQPGPPPSSAPSLTTRQHSRPNPSPLVVPTRADTLPASYTVSDSPDSSTSQRLPNPYDSATAATPTANGSSSYPQIRPLVPPRKSSIADSISSVVTSGSSAPSVAASIAASSPSTSILSNLNNSYTSAAERDPTTPSQQQYSSNSTSVSVSAPANGESAFSRQRQQPGNPTPQPPAAQAATNMLSPEPRPHFLSRDSRISLPDEARQYIASMSDSPAASPRAEAFSPRSKLSNSVFPPSNSQNPGESEFLDMDEEDDDDDDGNEDDEDRRLGEEDEDDDGQGDITAGAHDPTFNGLRAAAPPTTINKSNNTDLSQAGYQYPPTNYNNNHNNTHTNNNYPPSQTSYTTSELQQQHQQRLKDQQQQQLQQQQRDKQSRAGPGGEEFQFPLPPAAAPPTANNPIYLQRQQALAAQQELQAQAQAHAQSLGYTQQQMAATMQQQAPSATPMSAKHAQAPAEQVHHPGSMSGNYDSQIQSAQMQTQDAAYLGGQGQGYPTNRSESSFQSQGSQSQSQTQSQQPQPDREREPIQAVPTTSFRALPLLSSDLPHTTITVSHSFVRPNDRGKEVLSFIVFVNPGNGKEGWKVEKMYSDVLSLDSRVRNSVGKGVGKKIATLPEGKLWKDHAPAKVDQRKAVLENYLQTLIQLPVKNNDEVIAFFTSDIVREQKQPVMQAGHKEGYLTKRGKNFGGWKTRYFVLQGPVLEYYDCRGGAHLGSINIAGAQIARQHRTEKPPSTDDEKEYRHAFLIVEMKKGPGGNHPRHVLCAESDEDRDSWVEMLVRYYTGVYSDDLVFNPTSGLTSVQSNSVAASQSSMGVGMSQPRSSSSSSSDLSTTAVQQQQQRSNTGGKAIPISVLPPGSVPNPDDYMMRSSSPSRSVDPSPIDGQGPSFAGNGARVLERSNLGLPSSLPDSSPLSSAVQGGPSSGTSFPDGSSQAQMQQAQVQPQRANSELGHYPDLQDARHGQKGNQRQHSPEQHRARTNDDMGVGVGRKNFYPSLTTVAPSPTAATHGASGPPPDRVPSPEKQQQQQQQQQQTQERDANASKVKISGPMNGAPIPSGFKFGGKEPSSADPATAASANDRREKTKSRFWGFGKVNGDKSNLHTAYPPRAVFGVPLEEALDVAQMCNLPAIVFRSIQYLEAKKADQEEGIYRLSGSSAEIKNLKDRFNNEGDVDLLASDQYWDPHAIAGLLKSFLRELPSSILTRDLHLKFLAVIDFVDPQERIKELSQLIAALPLANYSLLRALTAHLILIVQNSNVNKMTMRNVGIVFSPTLGIPAGVFSLMLGEFNRVFNVDADNDDLGEKEGEALDNPAEPLRRNSRQYTDAAADQVLGLAGRSLTAADEAQSDGDDFSIQDESGTETTEGDNIVESSSSSSPVSNAERDHGIRISEPDTPTAKTSKASSTAASRGLNVAVTHSDRGHRHSRMMGLPLSPRPGATAHTSPSRQEQPVNSSPTPGWPNEQMR